The Impatiens glandulifera chromosome 3, dImpGla2.1, whole genome shotgun sequence genome contains a region encoding:
- the LOC124931067 gene encoding serine/threonine-protein kinase tricornered, whose product MEGADGTVRLGALNMKPDRGFNLEPDISVSSPVTRQKAAAAKQFIENHYKNHLQGLQDRKERRRALQRRAQEAKVSTEEEEQMLRDLERRETEYMRLQRHKVGIDDFEQLTVIGKGAFGEVRLCRAKNTGEIYALKKLKKSEMLSRGQVEHVRSERNLLVEVDSRCIVKLFYSFQDSDFLYLIMEYLPGGDIMNLLMREDILSEDVARFYIAESILAIHSIHQHNYVHRDIKPDNLILDRNGHLKLSDFGLCKPLDDKYSSLLLEDAELSGGHDNICGGEEVPWLMEKEQLQRWKRNRRALAFSTVGTLDYMAPEVLLKKGYGVECDWWSLGAIMYEMLIGYPPFCSDDPRMTCRKIIHWKTCLKFPEEPKISDDAKDLICHLLCNVETRLGTGGVEEIKVHPWFKCTNWDTLYETEAAYKPNVSGDLDTQNFDKFPDVEDPPSGGPRVGPWRKMLTSKDANFIGYTFKKSDMVKSVRTSGMASIINGSSAAAVPSLTTLLGRMDLPLETVGDDKKEEADFEDKPVI is encoded by the exons ATGGAAGGAGCCGATGGCACGGTCAGGTTAGGGGCTCTCAACATGAAGCCCGATCGAGGGTTTAATTTGGAGCCCGATATCTCTGTTTCATCACCGGTTACTCGGCAGAAAGCTGCTGCAGCTAAGCAGTTTATTGAGAATCACTACAAAAATCATCTACAAGGCTTGCAGGATCGTAAAGAAAG GCGTCGAGCTTTGCAGAGGAGGGCGCAAGAGGCGAAGGTGTCAACTGAGGAGGAAGAACAGATGCTGCGGGATTTAGAACGACGGGAGACTGAGTATATGAGATTGCAGAGGCATAAAGTTGGGATCGATGATTTTGAACAGCTGACTGTCATCGGCAAAGGCGCATTCGGGGAG GTGAGGCTTTGTCGCGCTAAGAACACTGGAGAGATATACGCATTGAAGAAACTGAAGAAGTCGGAGATGCTTAGCCGTGGACAG GTTGAACATGTTAGATCAGAAAGGAACTTGTTGGTGGAGGTTGATAGTCGATGTATTGTAAAACTCTTCTATTCTTTCCAAGATTCAGATTTCTTATATCTTATAATGGAGTACCTACCTGGTGGTGATATTATGAACTTGTTAATGAGAGAGGATATTTTATCAGAGGATGTTGCAAGATTTTATATTGCAGAAAGTATTCTTGCAATACATTCAATCCATCAACACAACTATGTACATAG GGACATAAAACCAGATAACCTGATATTGGACAGAAATGGTCATTTAAAGCTGTCAGATTTTGGTTTGTGCAAGCCCCTAGATGATAAATATTCATCCTTGTTATTGGAAGATGCAGAGCTCTCTGGCGGCCATGACAATATATGTGGTGGTGAAGAAGTCCCTTGGTTAATGGAAAAGGAGCAATTACAACGATGGAAACGTAATCGCCGAGCtttg GCATTTTCTACTGTTGGGACACTTGATTATATGGCACCTGAAGTACTTCTGAAGAAAGGATATGGAGTTGAGTGTGACTGGTGGTCTTTGGGAGCCATTATGTATGAGATGCTTATAGGATATCCCCCCTTTTGCTCAGATGACCCAAGGATGACATGCCGCAAGATAATTCATTGGAAAACATGTCTCAAGTTTCCTGAGGAGCCAAAAATTTCAGATGATGCTAAGGATCTAATATGTCATTTGCTCTGTAATGTCGAAACAAGGTTGGGAACAGGAGGGGTGGAAGAAATTAAG GTACATCCATGGTTTAAATGTACCAATTGGGATACATTGTATGAAACAGAAGCTGCATACAAGCCCAATGTTTCTGGAGACTTGGACACTCAAAATTTTGATAAGTTCCCTGAC GTAGAAGATCCTCCTTCTGGAGGACCAAGAGTAGGACCATGGCGGAAG ATGTTGACATCAAAGGATGCTAATTTCATAGGATATACATTCAAGAAATCGGACATGGTTAAATCAGTCAGAACATCTG GCATGGCATCAATAATAAATGGTTCTTCTGCTGCTGCTGTACCATCTTTGACAACATTATTAG GTAGAATGGATCTGCCACTAGAAACAGTGGGTGATGACAAAAAGGAAGAAGCAGATTTTGAGGACAAGCCAGTAATATAA